Proteins co-encoded in one uncultured Draconibacterium sp. genomic window:
- a CDS encoding CPBP family intramembrane glutamic endopeptidase: MKHLLRAFDGQNQWWKYLVVILVAFGVGQTVGAIPLIVVLGISIAMNGGQVATPENPMDLSAYGINPSLGLALMVIPFIVTLVLAIVLIKAFHQRTSKDVVNGGRRFRWNRFWLGVSVWGAMMLVLFFAQLLISPEELEFRFDPAAFIPLVFVAVLLIPIQSGTEEFIFRGYLAQGVAVWTKNRWAVILIPSVLFALLHGMNPEVKEHGFWMMMPSYFVFGVAFAITAILDDGIELAIGIHAVNNTLGALLVTSKESALQVPSLFFQQETDPVNESLALVLSSVVLLVILKQILRWDFSVLWKRIEPPRIADEA; this comes from the coding sequence ATGAAACATTTATTACGTGCTTTCGACGGTCAAAATCAATGGTGGAAATATTTAGTAGTAATTCTAGTGGCTTTCGGAGTCGGGCAAACAGTTGGTGCTATTCCGCTAATAGTTGTTCTGGGAATATCCATTGCGATGAATGGGGGACAGGTAGCAACACCGGAGAATCCGATGGATTTATCGGCCTATGGAATCAATCCAAGCCTTGGATTAGCATTAATGGTTATTCCATTTATCGTAACGCTTGTTTTAGCCATTGTGCTCATTAAAGCTTTTCATCAACGAACGTCAAAAGATGTTGTAAATGGTGGTAGACGTTTTAGGTGGAACCGGTTTTGGCTCGGTGTTAGTGTTTGGGGGGCAATGATGCTGGTATTATTTTTCGCGCAGCTACTTATAAGTCCTGAGGAATTGGAGTTTCGTTTTGACCCGGCTGCTTTTATTCCTTTGGTTTTTGTTGCTGTTCTTCTTATCCCCATTCAGTCGGGCACCGAAGAATTTATATTCCGTGGTTACCTGGCACAAGGAGTCGCCGTATGGACAAAAAACAGATGGGCGGTTATTCTAATACCTTCGGTACTGTTTGCTTTATTGCATGGAATGAATCCAGAGGTGAAAGAACACGGATTTTGGATGATGATGCCATCGTATTTTGTTTTTGGTGTGGCATTTGCAATTACAGCAATTCTTGATGACGGAATTGAACTGGCTATTGGAATACATGCAGTAAATAATACGTTGGGCGCACTATTGGTAACCAGTAAAGAATCAGCTCTTCAGGTTCCTTCATTGTTTTTTCAGCAAGAAACAGATCCTGTAAATGAATCGCTGGCTTTAGTGCTTTCTTCTGTAGTTTTGCTGGTAATTTTAAAACAGATTTTGCGATGGGATTTTTCCGTTCTTTGGAAGAGGATAGAACCACCAAGAATCGCTGATGAGGCATAA
- a CDS encoding transcriptional regulator — MKNPIQNLNKAFENKVRLGVMAALMVNSRLSFNELKDLLELTDGNLASHIKALEKAKFISVNKTFVGKKPNTTYAVTSSGSKAFELHLKALEDLINNQNITNK, encoded by the coding sequence GTGAAGAATCCAATTCAAAATCTGAATAAGGCCTTTGAGAACAAAGTGAGGTTAGGCGTAATGGCTGCCTTAATGGTAAATTCGCGCCTGAGTTTTAACGAACTGAAAGACTTACTTGAATTAACCGATGGCAACCTGGCAAGCCACATTAAAGCATTGGAAAAGGCAAAATTCATTTCGGTAAATAAAACCTTTGTGGGCAAAAAACCCAACACTACTTACGCCGTTACATCAAGCGGGAGCAAAGCTTTTGAGCTGCATTTAAAAGCATTGGAAGATTTAATAAACAATCAAAATATTACAAACAAATAA
- the creD gene encoding cell envelope integrity protein CreD has translation MEKQETILDRLGISFHRTLSFKLFVIGMLILILLIPKAMIMDLIGERQSNSFQVVDEVMSKWSNKQLISGPVLFIPFKKKIYNEKEDTYNEVTRYATFLPKELSVNGTLLPKKLQRSIYNVDVYEAELAIKGKFKNIDLAKLNIAPSDIMWDDAQLQLSISDLRGINKGLELKWNDKPYTFSPGKTSSPIGHSGVSIPLKELSANNLNGIFSIKLQLKGSQSLMFTPLGEQTSVHLESTWNDPGFTGNYLPADRHVDDNGFQADWSVLHFNRNYPQQWVSTNQSLNQNDIENSKFGVEMVSLADHYQKNIRSAKYAILIIIITFVVFFMFEVLSKEHIHPFQYILVGSAISIFYLLLLSISEHLGFNLAYLIAALAVILLVFLYTRSFMPKLKTQLGTSLGLAGCYSFIFILLQLESFALLTGSIGLFVLLAALMYSTRKVNWYKE, from the coding sequence ATGGAAAAACAAGAAACCATTTTAGACCGCCTGGGAATCAGCTTTCACCGGACTTTATCGTTTAAACTTTTTGTGATCGGGATGCTTATTCTTATTTTGCTGATCCCCAAAGCAATGATAATGGACTTGATTGGTGAGCGCCAGAGCAATTCCTTTCAGGTTGTTGACGAGGTGATGAGCAAATGGTCGAACAAGCAGCTAATTAGTGGTCCCGTACTATTTATTCCGTTCAAAAAGAAAATTTACAACGAAAAGGAAGACACGTACAACGAAGTAACGCGCTACGCCACTTTCCTCCCCAAAGAACTATCGGTTAATGGAACACTACTACCCAAAAAGTTGCAACGTAGCATTTACAATGTTGATGTATACGAAGCAGAACTTGCTATTAAGGGTAAGTTTAAGAACATCGACCTTGCGAAACTAAACATCGCCCCTTCGGATATAATGTGGGACGATGCGCAATTGCAATTATCTATTAGCGATCTGAGAGGCATAAACAAAGGGCTGGAATTGAAATGGAACGACAAACCCTATACTTTTTCGCCCGGAAAAACCTCATCGCCAATCGGCCACAGCGGTGTTTCTATTCCGCTAAAGGAACTTTCGGCCAACAACCTGAACGGAATATTTTCGATCAAACTACAGTTAAAAGGTAGTCAAAGTCTGATGTTCACTCCACTTGGCGAACAAACTTCGGTTCATCTGGAGTCGACATGGAACGATCCGGGTTTTACTGGCAATTACCTGCCCGCCGACCGCCATGTTGACGACAACGGTTTTCAGGCCGACTGGAGTGTATTGCATTTTAACCGAAACTATCCACAACAATGGGTAAGCACTAACCAATCCTTAAATCAAAACGATATTGAAAATTCGAAGTTTGGTGTTGAAATGGTAAGCCTTGCCGACCATTACCAAAAAAACATACGAAGCGCTAAATACGCTATTCTTATCATTATCATCACTTTTGTCGTTTTCTTTATGTTCGAAGTACTATCAAAAGAGCACATTCACCCGTTTCAGTACATTCTGGTGGGTTCGGCAATCAGCATTTTCTATCTACTGCTGTTGTCTATTTCCGAGCACTTAGGTTTTAACCTCGCATACCTGATTGCTGCGTTGGCAGTAATTTTACTGGTGTTCCTTTACACGCGCAGTTTTATGCCAAAACTCAAAACTCAGCTGGGAACAAGTTTAGGTTTGGCAGGTTGTTACAGTTTCATTTTTATTCTGCTACAACTCGAATCGTTTGCATTACTAACCGGCAGTATTGGCTTATTTGTGCTACTAGCTGCATTAATGTATTCAACCCGAAAAGTAAACTGGTATAAAGAATAA
- a CDS encoding diacylglycerol kinase family protein: MKNVFIAKRLHSFKYALNGLWHLWKTEINFRIHILASITVTALGWLVEITRTKWLIIIICVGIVLGAEAFNSAIERICDLVSPEKNIQIKIIKDISAAAVLIVSVMAAIIGLFIFC; the protein is encoded by the coding sequence ATGAAAAACGTCTTTATAGCAAAAAGGCTACACAGCTTTAAATATGCACTTAACGGATTATGGCACCTGTGGAAAACGGAAATCAACTTTAGGATTCACATTTTAGCAAGTATTACTGTAACTGCTTTGGGTTGGCTCGTCGAAATTACCCGAACCAAATGGTTAATTATTATTATTTGTGTTGGAATTGTACTGGGGGCCGAGGCATTCAATTCAGCTATTGAGCGCATTTGTGATCTTGTTTCTCCAGAGAAAAATATACAGATCAAAATCATAAAAGATATTTCTGCAGCTGCAGTTTTAATCGTTTCTGTTATGGCTGCAATCATTGGACTATTTATCTTCTGTTAA
- the ilvA gene encoding threonine ammonia-lyase, whose protein sequence is MSDKKYFPQLKDITTAKHNLCEIVLHTPLQKNLNLSEEYNANVFLKREDLQIVRSYKIRGAYNKIAHLSDAERKKGVVCASAGNHAQGVAYSCQLLGIDGKIYMPTTTPKQKIKQVKMFGKTHVEVIITGDTYDDAHRAALEDCQKTGMAFIHPFDDPQIIEGQATVGLEILQDSTETIDYLFIPIGGGGLAAGVGACIKQISPNTKIVGVEPAGAPSMQKSLEANTVIKLEKIDKFVDGAAVQRVGDKTFEICKEVVDEYQSVPEGKICTKILELYNRDAIVIEPAGALSIAALDFYREQIKGKNVVCIVSGSNNDITRTEEIKERSLLYEGLKHYFIVRFPQRAGALRIFVDVVLGPTDDITHFEYSKKNNREKGPAVIGIEVQKKEDCKGLVQRMEENGFVYEYLNEKADLFQFLI, encoded by the coding sequence ATGAGCGACAAAAAATATTTTCCTCAGTTAAAAGATATAACCACCGCAAAGCACAACTTATGCGAAATAGTGCTTCACACACCACTTCAGAAAAACCTTAATTTATCGGAAGAATACAACGCTAACGTATTTCTGAAACGTGAAGATTTACAAATCGTCCGTTCCTACAAAATTCGTGGAGCCTATAATAAAATAGCCCACCTTTCGGATGCCGAGCGCAAAAAAGGAGTGGTTTGTGCCAGCGCCGGAAATCATGCGCAGGGAGTTGCCTACTCGTGCCAACTGCTAGGAATTGATGGCAAGATTTACATGCCTACAACAACGCCTAAGCAAAAAATCAAACAAGTAAAAATGTTTGGAAAAACGCACGTTGAAGTTATTATTACCGGCGATACATACGACGATGCGCACCGCGCCGCATTAGAAGATTGCCAGAAAACCGGCATGGCATTCATCCATCCGTTCGACGATCCGCAAATCATTGAAGGACAAGCAACTGTTGGATTGGAAATTTTGCAGGACTCTACCGAAACGATTGACTATTTGTTTATTCCAATCGGAGGTGGTGGTTTGGCCGCCGGAGTTGGAGCCTGTATAAAACAGATTAGCCCGAATACCAAAATTGTTGGAGTAGAACCTGCGGGTGCTCCATCGATGCAAAAATCGTTGGAAGCCAATACTGTTATAAAGCTGGAGAAAATAGATAAGTTTGTTGACGGCGCCGCAGTTCAACGTGTTGGCGATAAAACTTTTGAAATATGCAAAGAAGTGGTTGACGAATACCAATCGGTACCCGAAGGAAAAATTTGTACTAAAATTCTGGAGCTGTACAACCGCGATGCCATTGTTATAGAGCCGGCCGGAGCACTGTCGATTGCTGCCCTTGATTTTTACCGCGAGCAAATTAAAGGGAAGAATGTAGTTTGTATTGTTAGTGGCAGCAATAACGACATTACCCGCACCGAAGAAATAAAAGAGCGTTCGTTGCTTTACGAGGGGCTGAAACATTATTTTATTGTACGTTTTCCTCAACGCGCCGGAGCCTTGCGCATTTTCGTTGATGTGGTTCTTGGCCCCACCGATGACATTACCCACTTTGAATATTCGAAAAAAAACAACCGCGAAAAAGGCCCGGCTGTTATCGGCATCGAGGTGCAGAAAAAAGAAGATTGCAAAGGACTAGTTCAACGTATGGAAGAAAATGGATTTGTTTATGAATACCTGAATGAAAAAGCTGACCTTTTCCAGTTTTTGATTTGA
- a CDS encoding dicarboxylate/amino acid:cation symporter, whose protein sequence is MKILKIKLHWQILIALVLAVLFGYFAPNTTDYTSWMGDIFLRALKMVIIPLILSSIISGVTSMGEGKNLGRLGFKTLFYYLGTSTLAILTGLIIVNVVKPGVGVELGFSQSVEGLAEKAGSVKDILYRLVPDNIVDAMAQGTILSVIFFAIVFGYFITKVDEPYKNSLKTFFDAIFEVMMKVTLFIIKFTPLGIFGIVAGEVARNSEQLANIAGSLAIYSLCVIVGLLIHALIILPLIVRFIGKAKPYAHLKNMATPLLTAFSTSSSSATLPLTMEALEHNSGVSNKITSFTLPLGATINMDGTALYECVAAMFIAQAYGIDLSFTQQVFVVATALLASIGAAGIPMAGLVMITVVLTAVGLPLEGIGLILAVDRPLDMLRTTVNVWSDSCGAVTVARSENEETSVAI, encoded by the coding sequence ATGAAGATTCTGAAAATTAAATTACACTGGCAAATTCTTATCGCACTGGTTCTGGCTGTATTGTTTGGTTATTTTGCACCAAACACAACAGATTATACCTCGTGGATGGGCGATATTTTTCTTCGCGCCTTAAAAATGGTAATCATTCCGCTAATCCTTAGCTCAATCATCAGCGGAGTAACCAGCATGGGCGAAGGTAAGAACCTCGGAAGGCTGGGATTTAAAACATTGTTTTATTACCTGGGAACAAGTACACTGGCCATTTTAACCGGTTTAATCATCGTTAACGTGGTAAAACCCGGTGTTGGAGTTGAGCTTGGTTTTTCCCAATCGGTAGAAGGTCTGGCCGAAAAAGCAGGATCGGTAAAAGATATTCTTTATCGCCTTGTGCCGGATAATATTGTTGATGCTATGGCACAGGGCACCATTCTATCGGTGATCTTTTTTGCTATTGTTTTTGGCTACTTCATAACAAAAGTTGACGAGCCTTATAAAAACTCCTTAAAAACATTTTTCGACGCTATTTTTGAGGTGATGATGAAAGTAACACTGTTCATTATCAAATTCACTCCGCTCGGAATTTTTGGTATCGTAGCTGGAGAGGTAGCACGCAATTCAGAACAACTGGCCAACATTGCCGGCAGCCTGGCCATTTACAGTTTGTGTGTAATTGTCGGTCTATTAATTCATGCGCTTATAATTCTACCATTAATTGTACGTTTTATCGGGAAAGCAAAACCATATGCACACTTAAAAAATATGGCCACTCCCCTGCTTACGGCATTTTCAACATCGTCGTCGAGTGCAACACTGCCATTAACGATGGAAGCGCTGGAACACAACAGCGGCGTATCGAATAAAATTACCAGTTTTACCTTACCGCTGGGAGCTACAATTAACATGGATGGAACCGCCCTTTACGAATGTGTGGCCGCCATGTTTATTGCTCAGGCTTACGGCATCGACTTGTCGTTTACGCAGCAGGTATTTGTGGTGGCTACCGCCCTATTAGCATCAATTGGTGCCGCCGGAATACCAATGGCCGGACTGGTTATGATTACCGTTGTTCTGACTGCCGTTGGATTGCCACTCGAAGGAATCGGGCTTATTTTGGCTGTTGACAGACCTTTGGATATGCTGCGTACTACAGTAAACGTGTGGAGTGACAGTTGCGGAGCTGTTACTGTTGCCCGCTCGGAAAACGAAGAAACAAGTGTAGCAATTTAA
- a CDS encoding histidine kinase gives MKIFKYRVLNHILFWIFIFTFYTVPYLLSIGFAFEAFINIIYIPIDIIGVYIVIEYLIPRFVFKKRRFEIFILGTAVIIALNIAISLYIKVNIQPLLGFWVARRPLSTEIFSALLNNFMIIGTATAFKLFRHSYNIQLTQSELERKTIQSELGILRSQVNPHFLFNVLNNIDALIYEDKEKASNAIVLLSKIMRYMLQESTHEMVKLDKELSYIQDYLELAKLSFSDPNFLEFEQKGALNSQLVPPLLFIPIIENAVKHCNKQSESPGVKINFSVYTDCIELYTSNFVKRNNFKLPDSGTGTGLRNVEKRLKLLYGNNFTFDIRKDMDKFEVHIKVPV, from the coding sequence ATGAAGATCTTTAAGTACCGGGTTCTTAACCACATACTATTTTGGATATTTATATTCACTTTTTACACGGTTCCATATCTTTTGTCGATTGGATTTGCGTTTGAAGCATTTATAAATATCATCTACATCCCCATCGACATTATTGGCGTTTACATTGTTATCGAATACCTCATTCCGCGTTTTGTATTTAAAAAACGGCGTTTTGAAATCTTTATATTAGGCACAGCAGTAATCATTGCACTTAACATTGCCATATCACTATATATAAAGGTAAACATCCAACCTTTGCTGGGTTTTTGGGTAGCACGCCGGCCGCTTAGTACCGAGATCTTTTCCGCACTGCTTAATAACTTCATGATTATTGGTACAGCCACAGCCTTCAAACTCTTCCGGCATTCATACAATATTCAGTTAACACAATCCGAGTTAGAACGCAAAACGATTCAATCGGAACTTGGAATTTTACGATCGCAGGTAAATCCACATTTCCTTTTTAACGTACTGAATAATATTGATGCCCTTATTTATGAAGACAAAGAAAAGGCATCAAATGCCATTGTGTTGTTATCGAAGATTATGCGTTACATGCTACAAGAATCAACACACGAAATGGTTAAGTTAGATAAAGAACTTAGTTATATTCAAGACTATCTGGAATTAGCAAAACTAAGTTTTTCCGATCCCAATTTTTTAGAATTTGAACAAAAAGGAGCTCTAAATTCGCAACTTGTACCGCCACTTTTATTTATTCCAATCATTGAAAATGCGGTAAAACACTGCAATAAACAATCGGAATCGCCCGGCGTAAAAATAAACTTCTCCGTTTATACCGATTGTATTGAACTATACACATCGAACTTTGTAAAACGCAATAACTTTAAATTACCTGATAGTGGCACCGGAACAGGATTAAGAAATGTTGAAAAACGCCTGAAACTCCTTTATGGCAACAATTTTACTTTTGATATTAGAAAGGATATGGATAAATTTGAAGTGCACATAAAAGTGCCGGTATAA